From a region of the Tenggerimyces flavus genome:
- a CDS encoding DUF2625 family protein: MDAGAWDEIRTAAQASPYPVELLAADPDRASSCLARLGITTNSWLGAIVAHTGGVLVDHGWLRVLGSGVNGLPEVGSIIDRTLGLLIVGHDVLGGQFAWVPPAAGAPPTIHFFAPDTLSWLDTELGYAAWLDAVFAGSLTQVYDTLRWPGWENEVSALAFDEGIHTYPPPSTVEGEDLSKVSRKAVPIAELCEFHHELARQLR; encoded by the coding sequence ATGGACGCAGGAGCGTGGGACGAGATCCGCACGGCGGCGCAGGCATCGCCGTATCCGGTGGAGCTGCTGGCCGCGGATCCCGACCGCGCGTCGTCGTGCCTTGCGCGGTTGGGGATCACCACGAACTCATGGCTCGGTGCGATCGTCGCCCACACCGGCGGCGTCCTCGTCGACCACGGTTGGCTGCGCGTCCTCGGCAGCGGTGTGAACGGACTCCCCGAGGTCGGCAGCATTATCGATCGAACGTTAGGCCTGCTCATCGTCGGCCACGACGTCCTCGGCGGCCAGTTCGCCTGGGTACCACCAGCCGCCGGCGCGCCGCCGACCATCCACTTCTTCGCGCCGGACACCCTTTCCTGGCTGGACACCGAGCTTGGCTACGCCGCCTGGCTGGACGCGGTCTTCGCCGGCTCCTTGACGCAGGTCTACGACACCCTCCGCTGGCCAGGTTGGGAGAACGAAGTATCCGCGTTGGCATTCGACGAGGGGATCCACACGTACCCTCCACCCTCAACAGTGGAAGGCGAGGACCTCTCGAAGGTCTCTCGGAAGGCCGTGCCGATCGCCGAGCTGTGCGAGTTCCATCACGAGCTGGCTCGGCAACTCCGATGA
- a CDS encoding TIGR02611 family protein — protein sequence MHEDDSSSGPTAPPAPPDPSRPKLHVRVRGRIRNNKPLDLTWRIGVFVVGALFVVAGLIMFVTPGPGWLALLLGLAILATEFSWAERLLHWAREKAKLAAEKALDPRVRRRNILIAVAVIVAAGLLVWAYVAAFGWPTPVLSIADWVRSLAK from the coding sequence ATGCATGAAGACGACTCTTCGTCCGGTCCGACGGCCCCGCCCGCCCCTCCGGATCCGTCGCGCCCGAAGCTGCACGTACGGGTCCGCGGGAGGATCCGGAACAACAAGCCGCTCGACCTCACCTGGCGCATCGGCGTCTTCGTCGTTGGCGCCCTGTTCGTGGTCGCCGGGCTGATCATGTTCGTGACCCCCGGCCCCGGCTGGCTCGCGCTGCTCCTCGGCCTGGCGATCCTGGCGACGGAGTTCTCCTGGGCCGAACGACTGCTGCACTGGGCTCGCGAGAAGGCCAAGCTCGCGGCGGAGAAAGCGCTGGATCCACGCGTACGCCGCCGCAACATCCTGATCGCCGTGGCCGTCATCGTCGCCGCCGGTCTGCTCGTCTGGGCATACGTCGCGGCCTTCGGCTGGCCCACCCCCGTGCTGTCCATCGCGGATTGGGTGCGGTCCCTGGCCAAGTGA
- a CDS encoding SsgA family sporulation/cell division regulator translates to MPLRLIDGSGVALKLTAELRYDATDPYAVDAMFQTGEPRGVRWVFARELLSEGIFRHSGEGDVQVWPFVDNHGRATVLIELRSPDGQAQLQAPADRLSAFLQSTYAIVPRGAESDHIDLDLMVSTLLGESDTTA, encoded by the coding sequence TTGCCCCTGCGTCTGATCGACGGTTCGGGGGTCGCGTTGAAGCTCACCGCCGAACTTCGCTACGACGCGACCGACCCGTACGCGGTCGACGCCATGTTCCAGACTGGTGAGCCCCGCGGTGTCCGCTGGGTGTTCGCCCGGGAGCTGCTGTCGGAGGGAATCTTCCGCCATAGCGGCGAGGGTGACGTGCAGGTCTGGCCGTTCGTCGACAATCACGGACGGGCCACGGTGCTCATCGAGCTCCGGTCGCCCGACGGCCAGGCACAGCTCCAGGCGCCCGCCGATCGGCTCAGTGCGTTCCTGCAGAGTACGTACGCGATCGTGCCGCGCGGCGCCGAGAGCGACCACATCGATCTCGACCTGATGGTGTCCACCCTCCTGGGAGAGTCCGACACCACGGCTTGA